One window from the genome of Nicotiana sylvestris chromosome 9, ASM39365v2, whole genome shotgun sequence encodes:
- the LOC104240370 gene encoding acylamino-acid-releasing enzyme 1-like, translated as MQVLRKNTLLNLVCSKISLASPPLIRHGLSHLMVVPRVCSISQPNLLANKKRRYILSCHISKESTNDVDFQWAAFPIEISNVSLMIPSPSDSKLLVVRNPENDSPTKFEIWGQSLVEKEFLVPASVHGSVYSDGWFEGISWNNDETLIAYVVEEPAPSKPTFTTFGYKKENSIEKECVEKYVLFKESRSHRVSDKLYGLHPLIDCNNICIKYCYNRPCALYAVRAPFSKSDIHQSGTHAADNVSSIKLTQSISSAYFPRFSLDGKLLLFLSARSSVDSWAHSATDSLHRIDWSFNGKPTPDAKIIDVVPVVMRPEDGCFPGLYCYSVPSRPWISDGYTMILSSIWGSTKAIISVNVISGKVSRISLGDSSFSWNVVALDGDNIIAICSSPVDVPAIKYGSLVRKASAEASWSWLDVSSPMSR; from the exons ATGCAAGTACTGAGGAAGAATACTCTTCTCAATCTAGTTTGCTCCAAGATTTCACTAGCATCCCCACCATTGATAAGGCATGGACTTTCACATCTGATGGTG GTTCCCAGGGTATGTTCGATAAGCCAACCGAATCTCCTAGCCAACAAGAAGAGAAGATACATATTATCTTGTCATATTTCAAAAGAAAGTACAAATGATGTGGACTTTCAATGGGCTGCATTTCCTATTGAGATATCCAATGTTTCTCTGATGATCCCATCACCTTCAGATTCAAAGCTTCTTGTAGTTCGAAATCCTGAAAATGATTCTCCGACCAAGTTTGAAATTTGGGGTCAATCTCTGGTGGAAAAGGAGTTTTTGGTTCCTGCCTCTGTCCATGGCTCCGTATATTCAGATGGGTG GTTTGAGGGAATATCGTGGAACAACGATGAAACTCTTATTGCTTATGTCGTTGAGGAACCGGCTCCCTCAAAGCCTACATTTACTACTTTTGGTTATAAGAAAGAGAATTCTATAGAAAAAGAATGTG TGGAGAAGTACGTCCTGTTCAAGGAATCGAGAAGTCACCGAGTGTCGGACAAGTTGTATGGGCTCCATCCACTGATAGATTGCAACAATATCTG CATAAAATATTGCTATAACAGGCCTTGTGCCTTATATGCTGTTAGAGCTCCATTTTCAAAGTCAGACATCCATCAATCTGG AACTCATGCAGCTGACAATGTATCTTCAATTAAGCTGACACAAAGCATAAGTAGTGCTTACTTTCCTCGTTTCAG TCTAGATGGAAAATTGCTTCTGTTTTTGTCCGCTAGAAGTTCAGTAGATTCTTGGGCACATTCTGCAACTGATTCACTTCATAGGATTGATTGGTCATTCAATGGAAAGCCAACTCCAGATGCTAAAATTATTGATGTG GTTCCTGTTGTGATGCGTCCTGAAGATGGCTGCTTCCCTGGCCTTTACTGCTATAGTGTTCCTAGTAGACCTTGGATTTctgatggatatactatgatcTTATCTTCTATCTGGGGCAGCACAAAAGCAATAATTTCAGTAAATGTGATAAG CGGAAAGGTATCACGCATTAGCCTTGGAGACTCTAGCTTCTCTTGGAATGTGGTCGCACTAGATGGTGACAACATCATAGCTA TCTGTAGTAGTCCCGTTGATGTTCCTGCAATCAAGTATGGGTCCCTTGTCCGTAAGGCATCCGCAGAGGCCTCATGGAGTTGGTTAGATGTTTCAAGCCCCATGTCTAGATAG